CTGAGGCGCCAAATACCACTCGACTAATCCTAGCATGGAGCATAGCACCAGAACACATTGCGCAGGGCTCAAGCGTCACATATAAGGTGCTACCAGGAATGCGGTAATTTTCTTCAAGCCGGGCTGCTTCCCGTAGTGCCAACATTTCTGCATGAGCACTAGGATCATGATTGGCAATGGACTTATTAAATGCCTTAGAAATTACTTGGCCATCACGAACCAATACCGCACCTACAGGAATCTCGCCAGATTGGGCTGCTAATTGAGCTTGCTCAATAGTTAAAAGCATAAATTGATGGTCAAGCTCTGCTTGGGTCATTTAAGAGGGATGAACATCCGCCCAGCAATTGGGTGTCTCATAGAGTCGAATTAAAGAAAGCTCTAAGCGACCCCCAAAGGTTTCGGTAAATATAGGCTGCAAAATTGCGAAAGCAGCGTTCGCTAAATTCTCAACAGTAGACACATGCTCCATGATGACTGTTTTATGATTAGGCAAACTGGATAAGAAAGCAACCAAAGCCTCATCCTCTTTTGCCACTAAAAAGCATGCTCCCAAAGCTCAACAATATGTTGATTAGTTAAGCGCTTGATATCGCCAAAATCAAGCACCATTCCGTCATCTGCTTTCCCGGGATGATCTGCTACTTCTCCAGTGAGCGTGACTTCAATGGCGTAGCGGTGACCATGGAGATGGCGACATTGGCCATCATGATTTGGAATACGATGTCCTGAGTCAAACTCAAGGCGACGCGTGATGGAGATGGCAGGTTGTTTATTAGTCATTGATTACTTCATTCATTATTTTTGAGCTTAACTTGCTTAGCGAATCCCGATGAGTTTATGAGATTGCAAACTTAATCTCCATAAGGGCCTCTTTTGACATAAGCTTACCGCTAATTCAGTATTGCTTTTGAGGTTCGATCCATCCATTGGCTGCAAGAAGCGATTGTGGTAATCCATCTTCTTCAAATCGAGCCATGAGCTTTTCTTAACTCTCTATGGTCATTTTGTGGAATCACAAGCTTTAACCCATCCGCTTGGAGAACGATTAATTCAGCACCCGCTTTTGGACTGACGCAAACCCAATCAACCCCCTTGGGAACTTTAATCGTGCCATTGGTCTCAATAGCAACTTCGAAGCCTTTTTGATGAAGAGCGGCAATTAATTCCTCATCCAATTGCAAAAGAGGTTCGCCTCCAGTAAACACAACATAACGTTGCTGAGGTCCTGCAGAAGCACTTCGCCAGGAGGATTCAATTGCATCAGCAAGGGCATTGGCTGTTTCAAACTTACCACCACCCAAACCATCGCTCCCCACAAAATCGGTATCGCAAAACTGGCAAACCGCAGTAGTGCGATCTTCTTCACGCCCGCTCCAAAGGTTGCAACCTGCACAAAGCGGCAAAACACTGCTGCCCTACCAGCGTGAGCACCTTCGCCCTGAAGCGTGGGAAATAGTTCTTTTACGGTATACATAGCAATGCGTCTATTTTAAGCGCTTTGCCTATTTCCAGGAGATTAACTCCCACTGTAGATAATCCTTCCCAATAGGCATTTGACTAATAAACCCCGGCAGTGATATAGCGCCCAGAACTTCTGCGGATGACCCAACGACCGATTTCTGGAGCAAACCATAAGTCCTCTTGTCTTTCATTGGCAAACCTAAAGAGATCGTTGCTCACAAAATATGGCATTTCGTTATGAACCCGTAGAGCCAAAAACTCGCCCGCAGGGGTTTTCATGCGCTCCCATTGCAAGGCAGTCATTCCCAATCCCCAGTAGTAATTTGCATCGGGATAAGAAGAAACTTGATACTGAGTACTAAAAAATCCTTTCCAGCCCACATTTAGTTGTAAAGGCCATAGTGGAATAGGCTTTGCAAATATCTGAGCTGGCTTCCAGTGGGGATCTTGGAGGACATAACCCCAAGGTGACTGAATCTCATCTGGCAGTGGCCCTGTTTTAGCACCGGTACGAGCAATACGGATTTCGTCGCCAACCGAGACTACCCTCTCCGGTCACGATATCAACGATATCTTGATTAAAAACATTTCGAATTTGATATACCCACTCCTGACCCACTTTTGGGGCCCGAACTTTAGGGATTGGCTGCGGCTGAACTTCAGCAACGCCTTGTGGAAATGGTTGAGATGAAATGCACCCCACCATTAAAAATGACATTGTCAAGAGGAAAATTTTTTGGAGAAGATTCATGCGTAAAGTATATGTTGCCATCTAATTCCTCTGCCCCGCAGCATGAAGGCTTAGTACCATTGTAGTTCTGAAACTCATTACTAAATTACCCGTATAAGGCTTGCTCAATATAATTTTTTGGAATGGTGGTCTTGGGAATAGCAATTCCCAAGCCCTCAAACCAAGACTGAGCTCTATTCTCAAAACCTACGCCATGCATATAGTTGTAGATGGCCTTTTTTAAACCTTGGCCAAGTAAATCATGATCAGCTCCAGTGGGATCGATAAAGGCAACATCATTCTTAGCAAATGTGATCTCTGGCAATGGAATCAACTCAATTCCATACTCTTGAGGATTGAGCCCGACGGACGAATGTACGGTGCATGTAAACCAATGAAAGAAACCGCTCTGAATGCAGCCATACTCAAAAAGTTGCCTTACATATTCCAATGCATCAATGGTTTCTTGCACGGTTTGGGTTGGGAAACCATACATCAGATATGCATGCACCAAGATACCCGCATCTGAGAAACCTTTGGTTACTTGGGCTACTTGCTCAACTGAAACCCCTTTTTTTATTAGGTTCAATAGTTTATCTGATGCCACCTCAAGGCCGCCTAACATTGCAATACAACCACTTTTTGCTAAGAGCTCAGCCAACTCTGGG
The nucleotide sequence above comes from Polynucleobacter necessarius. Encoded proteins:
- the tadA gene encoding tRNA adenosine(34) deaminase TadA; its protein translation is MTQAELDHQFMLLTIEQAQLAAQSGEIPVGAVLVRDGQVISKAFNKSIANHDPSAHAEMLALREAARLEENYRIPGSTLYVTLEPCAMCSGAMLHARISRVVFGASDPKTGAAGSVLDLFASKQINHQTSVEGGVMGEECGQLLRDFFRERR